GAAACGCGAGCGACAATCGCTCATCTTTCTCCTCATGTCACATGGACGAACTCCCTGCATCAGTCTCAATTAGCATTCACTTTCAAATcctataaaaaacaaaataatttaaataaataatacaaaaaattcaaCTTACTAAGCGATCTCGACAAAGCTCAACTGCCATGATTTTAGGAGTTGAGGAGGACACTGCATTCTCTCCCTCCCTTCCAAAACATCCGCTAGCAGTCTCCATCGCTCTGCATTCTCACAGTATCCTTGTTTCATGGTCACAATTCTAGCTCTTGCCATGAAATTTGGATATTATGGTTtagtagaaatgaaaaagtACCTTGATAAAGGGGAAGTGACAACTAACTCAATCCTATTAAACAGGCCACTGGCATGAACCTCATTTCGCAGTTTAGCAACCtgttaaaagaaacaaagccattaagttattatgatttttatttatttatgtttgaggcattttttattataatgaaaCCTGTTTCAATCCTAATGGGGTGAGTTGTGCATCAAATAGATTGGGAGACAACAAAGCTTCTGGATTCTTATCTCCTTCGACATTGTGCAAAGCCTGTCCATGCCTCACCTGCCAATTCTGTGACCAATTTAGCATAAAAATTCAATACttgaaaactttaattaaaaatagactaACCAAGTGAAGAATTTTGCAATGTTGGTGCCATGGATATGGAAACTGGCCTTCTATGCTCTCCATTTCTGATTTTTGCTAATTATGATGGCTTTTTATGGCCTGTATTTTTTGTCACTAACTAATGTATGCACGTAACtgtgatttattaattattatgaaCATTCCTAATTAGTTACATATATAGAATAATATTTGACCATGCACACATACAGTAACAAATTTGATACGATCAcccactaattttttttttttaattccagaGCTATACATGAATAgaccaaaataaacttttattaaacgaataaaaaaaatattttcatctaTATAATAAATGCACAAAATTCTAGTACCACGTAACATCGCGTGATTGCCGACTTTCTAAAAGTTGCTGACATGTTGGTCACAATAATCCGTAGTCTACTAATCTACGTCTTGAATGAGGTAATTCACTGCGAAAATAGACGGCTTTCTCCATACAATATCACATTTTCTTGACTTTGAATTTCAATCTGtagtttattctttttttcataCACCACTTCTATggttttttaagaaatatacaacttaagtgttaagaaattttctttaaaaatatttaaaattcatcattccCAATTGGGTCAccaattgat
The nucleotide sequence above comes from Gossypium raimondii isolate GPD5lz chromosome 13, ASM2569854v1, whole genome shotgun sequence. Encoded proteins:
- the LOC105781869 gene encoding phosphoglycerate mutase-like protein 1; this translates as MESIEGQFPYPWHQHCKILHLVRHGQALHNVEGDKNPEALLSPNLFDAQLTPLGLKQVAKLRNEVHASGLFNRIELVVTSPLSRAMETASGCFGREGENAVSSSTPKIMAVELCRDRLGVRPCDMRRKMSDCRSRFPWIDFSMMDVEDDNLWNPELRESEEELAKRVIKLLNWVWKRPEKEIVVVSHGLVLQHILINLLANSDFNPTLTPALCKRFDNCELRSVVVLDTSKIERERWAWLCSDDKAKDVLKQCGHHSIDVATCIYLKSSLVA